The following coding sequences lie in one Kryptolebias marmoratus isolate JLee-2015 linkage group LG5, ASM164957v2, whole genome shotgun sequence genomic window:
- the gja4 gene encoding gap junction protein alpha 4: MSRADWSFLEDLLEKGQEYSTPIGRVWLTVLFLFRLLVLGTAAESAWDDEQADFVCNTRQPGCTPVCYNTAFPISHFRYFVLQVIFVSTPTIFYFGYVAVHAGKSRRNIEVKDEKQTGKILISVYRGTKEDSEEKEKERSGGSEPDCAKSSDEPVKLRGTLLGVYMFSILLKVLLETGFIVGLWFLYDGFFIAAKFECTGFPCPHTVDCFVSRPTEKTIFTIYTQVIAAVSLLLNLTELLHLLARAASRRLEERRQDSLPRSERARRDDPKLEARRADATLNTNGATEPNPGRGATAGADPLPSYVNCMDEIRRTHSNTFQYTEHLQAAGKNPNSPSKGQQKHYV; encoded by the coding sequence ATGTCCAGAGCTGACTGGTCCTTCCTGGAGGATCTGCTGGAGAAGGGCCAGGAGTACTCGACACCCATCGGCCGTGTCTGGCTCACCGTCCTCTTCCTGTTTCGGCTGTTGGTCCTGGGGACTGCCGCCGAGTCGGCGTGGGATGACGAGCAGGCCGACTTCGTCTGCAACACGAGGCAGCCTGGCTGCACCCCCGTGTGCTACAACACGGCCTTCCCCATATCGCACTTCCGCTACTTTGTGCTGCAGGTCATCTTCGTCTCCACGCCGACCATCTTCTACTTCGGCTACGTGGCCGTGCACGCCGGGAAGAGCCGCCGAAACATAGAGGTCAAAGACGAGAAGCAGACGGGCAAAATTTTGATATCCGTGTACCGCGGGACTAAAGAGGACTCggaggagaaagagaaagaaaggagcGGCGGGAGCGAGCCGGATTGTGCCAAGAGTTCCGACGAGCCTGTGAAACTGAGAGGCACGCTGCTGGGAGTATACATGTTCAGCATCCTGTTAAAGGTTCTGCTAGAAACTGGGTTTATTGTTGGACTTTGGTTCCTGTACGACGGCTTCTTCATCGCAGCCAAGTTTGAGTGCACGGGGTTCCCGTGTCCTCACACCGTGGACTGCTTCGTGTCTCGCCCCACGGAGAAGACCATCTTCACCATCTACACTCAGGTGATCGCCGCCGTCTCCCTGCTCCTCAACCTCACtgagctgctccacctgctggcGCGCGCCGCTTCCCGCCGGCTGGAGGAGCGCCGCCAGGACAGCCTGCCTCGGTCCGAGCGGGCCCGACGGGACGATCCGAAGCTGGAGGCGCGCCGCGCAGACGCCACGTTAAATACCAACGGGGCAACGGAGCCGAACCCGGGACGAGGAGCGACAGCCGGGGCCGACCCGCTTCCGAGTTACGTGAACTGTATGGACGAAATCCGAAGAACCCATTCCAACACGTTCCAATATACTGAACACTTACAAGCAGCTgggaaaaatccaaacagtCCCAGTAAGgggcaacaaaaacattatgtttGA